A window of the Sporosarcina sp. FSL K6-2383 genome harbors these coding sequences:
- a CDS encoding sorbosone dehydrogenase family protein: MKKILAISLLATLLIAGCSENEQQDPLEERTSSTDEQENQKLAIIAENLVAPWSIAKVGSTFYMTERTGNIVKIENGETERQSVELEKELATASEAGLLGFVLAPDFLESNRAYAYYTYRDNAGQFNRMITLRLEDNGWQEENLLLDKIPSGSYHHGGRLKIGPDGKLYATAGDASEPGLAQDTDSLGGKILRMNLDGSVPSDNPFQNSYIYSYGHRNPQGLAWSPDGTLYASEHGNSANDEINQIEGGQNYGWPTIEGHEEQEGMVSPLFTSGEEATWAPSGMGYYNGNLYVAALRGTAIIGFNPETGKQWEVITELGRIRDVLIEDNYLYFITNNTDGRGAPQENDDKLYRIELK; the protein is encoded by the coding sequence TTGAAAAAAATTTTAGCAATCTCTTTGTTAGCAACCCTTCTCATCGCAGGATGTTCCGAAAATGAACAACAAGATCCTTTGGAAGAACGGACAAGTTCTACGGATGAGCAGGAAAATCAAAAACTAGCAATAATTGCAGAAAATCTTGTGGCTCCTTGGTCTATTGCTAAAGTTGGCAGTACATTCTATATGACGGAAAGAACAGGAAATATCGTGAAAATAGAAAATGGAGAAACGGAACGGCAAAGCGTAGAACTAGAGAAAGAACTAGCGACAGCTTCAGAGGCGGGGTTATTAGGGTTTGTGTTAGCCCCGGATTTTCTGGAATCGAATCGAGCCTATGCATATTACACATATCGAGACAATGCCGGACAATTTAACCGTATGATTACACTGCGCTTAGAGGATAATGGTTGGCAGGAAGAGAATTTGCTTCTCGATAAAATCCCAAGTGGTTCCTATCATCATGGGGGTAGACTTAAAATTGGACCTGACGGAAAACTGTACGCAACGGCGGGTGATGCATCTGAGCCTGGACTAGCACAAGATACCGATTCATTAGGTGGAAAAATTTTAAGAATGAATCTTGATGGGTCTGTTCCAAGCGATAACCCATTTCAAAATTCTTACATCTATAGTTATGGGCACCGAAATCCTCAAGGGCTTGCTTGGTCGCCTGACGGTACGCTATATGCAAGCGAGCACGGTAACTCCGCAAATGATGAAATCAATCAAATAGAAGGCGGTCAAAATTACGGTTGGCCGACTATTGAAGGCCATGAGGAACAAGAAGGTATGGTTTCGCCGCTATTCACTTCCGGAGAGGAAGCAACTTGGGCACCATCTGGAATGGGCTATTATAACGGTAATTTGTACGTGGCGGCATTGAGAGGAACGGCAATAATAGGGTTCAATCCTGAAACAGGTAAACAATGGGAAGTCATCACTGAACTCGGTAGAATTCGGGATGTGCTCATTGAAGATAATTACCTTTATTTCATCACGAATAATACAGATGGGCGTGGTGCTCCACAGGAAAATGATGATAAGCTATATAGAATTGAACTAAAATGA
- a CDS encoding LysR family transcriptional regulator, translated as MEIRVLRYFIAVANERSISKAAESLHLTQPTLSRQLKELEERLETTLFIRGNREIILTESGHYLLQKAKEILALVDRTEQNLSKSSEDIHGEIAIGCGETEGMRIIAKTFHRLQTKHPNITFHLYSGNGDDVSERLEKGLLDFGVFIDPTDKNQYDFIKLPYQDRWGILMRRDSPLAQKDVIHPSDIVDQPLLVSRQSIVDNQLSGWLGRSINQNPIVATYNLIFNAAIMVEEGLGYALCLDQLIDTSSNQTLQFVPFAPPLKANLNLAWKKNQALSPASQAFLQELRHDLTNLL; from the coding sequence ATGGAAATTCGAGTGTTACGCTATTTTATTGCTGTGGCCAATGAGCGCAGCATTTCAAAAGCGGCTGAATCGCTGCATTTAACGCAACCGACTCTTTCTCGCCAGCTCAAAGAATTGGAAGAACGATTAGAAACGACTTTATTTATTCGTGGTAATCGTGAAATTATACTCACAGAATCAGGTCATTATTTACTTCAAAAAGCGAAAGAAATACTTGCTTTAGTTGATCGAACTGAACAAAATCTAAGTAAATCCTCTGAAGATATTCATGGTGAAATTGCAATTGGTTGTGGTGAGACGGAAGGCATGCGTATTATTGCGAAGACTTTTCATAGACTGCAAACCAAGCATCCCAATATTACCTTTCACCTTTATAGTGGTAATGGAGATGATGTTTCAGAACGATTAGAAAAAGGCTTACTCGACTTTGGAGTATTCATCGATCCTACCGACAAAAATCAATATGACTTCATTAAACTTCCTTATCAAGATCGTTGGGGAATTCTCATGCGACGCGATAGCCCACTTGCGCAGAAGGATGTTATACATCCGAGTGACATCGTCGATCAGCCACTCCTAGTATCCCGTCAAAGTATTGTGGATAATCAGCTTTCTGGTTGGCTTGGTCGAAGTATTAACCAGAACCCAATTGTTGCAACCTATAATCTTATTTTTAACGCTGCAATTATGGTCGAAGAAGGTTTGGGGTATGCTTTATGTTTAGATCAATTGATCGATACATCATCTAATCAAACACTTCAATTTGTACCATTCGCCCCGCCATTGAAAGCTAATTTAAATCTTGCTTGGAAGAAAAACCAAGCATTATCACCTGCAAGTCAAGCATTCTTACAGGAATTGCGACATGATTTAACTAATTTGTTGTGA
- a CDS encoding sugar O-acetyltransferase — protein MNMDDFIEFCKQGNPITGEDKELHGLLIQNSYEAIRITTQLNTSSHSREEIVDIFSELTGNKVDPSFMCFPPFHTDFGKNITFGKNVFLNTGCSFQDRGGIRIGDGSMIGMNVAIATLNHGLDLETRNTTFPSPVVIGKNVWIGSNATILPGVTIGDNSVVAAGAVVTKDVPENTVVAGVPAKFMKEIK, from the coding sequence ATGAATATGGATGATTTTATTGAGTTTTGTAAGCAAGGAAATCCAATAACAGGGGAGGATAAAGAATTACATGGGCTATTAATTCAAAATAGCTATGAAGCCATAAGGATAACGACGCAATTAAATACATCCTCTCATTCTAGAGAAGAAATCGTAGACATTTTTAGTGAACTTACGGGCAACAAAGTAGATCCTTCATTTATGTGTTTTCCACCATTTCATACAGACTTCGGCAAGAACATTACCTTTGGAAAAAATGTGTTTTTAAACACAGGGTGCTCATTCCAGGATAGGGGTGGAATTCGTATAGGGGACGGTTCAATGATTGGCATGAACGTCGCAATTGCTACACTTAATCACGGGTTGGATTTAGAGACGAGAAACACAACATTTCCCTCTCCAGTTGTCATTGGGAAGAATGTCTGGATTGGATCAAACGCAACAATCCTCCCCGGCGTGACGATTGGTGACAACTCTGTTGTGGCCGCAGGAGCAGTTGTCACAAAGGATGTTCCAGAAAACACTGTCGTTGCAGGCGTCCCTGCTAAATTTATGAAGGAAATAAAGTAA